A region of Nitrosomonas stercoris DNA encodes the following proteins:
- a CDS encoding integration host factor subunit alpha produces MALTKAELTDLLFENIGLNKREAKEVVECFYDELRTALQNGNGVKLSGFGNFQLRTKPQRPGRNPKTGEEIPISARRVVTFHASQKLKSMVEANYHGKSGAS; encoded by the coding sequence ATGGCTTTAACCAAAGCGGAGCTAACTGATTTGTTATTTGAGAATATCGGTCTGAATAAGCGTGAAGCAAAGGAGGTTGTTGAGTGTTTTTATGATGAATTACGAACAGCGCTTCAGAATGGAAATGGGGTAAAGCTTTCAGGTTTTGGTAATTTTCAATTAAGAACAAAACCACAGCGTCCGGGTAGAAATCCCAAAACTGGTGAGGAAATTCCTATTTCTGCACGCAGAGTGGTTACTTTTCATGCTAGTCAAAAACTTAAATCGATGGTGGAAGCCAACTATCACGGTAAATCAGGTGCAAGTTAA